GTAAGTGGAATGGTCTGGATCGAAAATAATATGCATGTGTTGAAATCAAGTTTCAGTAGGTTTTTCGTCAGCCCCCCCCCCTAGAATTTCATTCTGAGGGGGGATTTTTGTTCATAAGGGCTGTTTTCTAACGTTTAATTCGTCGTTGATATTGAATTCTTGTATTGATCACGGTCCCTTTTCTTCTTCTAACTGTTCGGATTAATTTCAATTGAAACAGCGAAAGGGGGGAGATTCTAGTGCGAATAATTTTTATTTTACGTTTATAAATGATTCGTCTATTACTTTTTCGTGGGAAGCGCCGCTTAACATAGCTGACTTTCCGTTTTCTTCGTTTTAATTTAGCTTTAAAAGCTCTCCAAGGGGTTAGATCTAGGAATTTGCGATATAGCGCCAACCCTGAGGAATCTTTATTCCAGCATTTTTCATCTCCGGCAAAATGGACAATTTTATTATTGTAGTCATGATCTACGATGGCCATGTTAAATGAATTAAACCGGATATCGAGTGGAAGATAATTCGCTCCAAAAACCGCATTCAGAACATCCTGATCCGGCATGGTGACGTCAGGGAAAGTACGCAAAAAGTTCAGCATCTCTTGGTACCAGTTCGTATTCTGGCGGATATTATTCAAACCAAATAAGATTACTCCAGAATTAAAATAAGTCTCAGGATTTAGCCCTTTGGCGCTTACTATAGGCGCTACCTCCATGATGCCCTGATCCCAGATCGCTCCTAAATATTTGTCGTTTAGCTCAACTTGCCATAGCTCATTAATGTCCATGGTTACCAATACATCACAATCCAGATAAATAATTTTCTCAGCGGGTGTGATCGAAGGAAGAAGCAAGCGGTACATGCATGCCTGTGTCCACACATCGATGGAGTTAATATTGGCAAGCACCTGAAGCATATCCTCAGGTAAGGTGATCGAATAATAACTTATCGTATGATTATGTTTGGCGATTAACTTGTTGAACTTTCGCTTGTTATTTTCGGTTAAAGAGGCATCATGTAAAATATGAACATGAATTTGGGAACTTGTATGATGAAAAATTGAAGCTAAAACAACACCAGCATGCTCGGCATATTGTCCATCCTTATCTTGAAAGGCCAAGGCGATTTCAATCATTTGATTTATCCTCTCTCTACGTAGTGTACGAATGTACCATAGTATACGTTAGCCTTGACGAGAGGATAGAGGCATTACACCTACGATATACACCCAATTTGATTTTCATATAAAAAAAACCAAACTCTGTAATCAGAACTTGGTTTGTGAGAATACATTCATTTTTTTTATTTTCGCAGCTTAATGCGATCTATGTGATGGTCGTTATTTTTAAATAGAATAAGATCTGCGCGATTTCTGGTAGGCAAAATATTGTGTATCAAATTTTCAAAATTGATTTCTTTCCATATTCTTTTCGAGATCTCGATAGATTCTTCCAGTGATAACTGCGCATACTTTTTAAAATAAGATTGCTCATCTTGGAAGGCGGTATCTCTAAGCTTAATAAAACGATCAATATACCATTTCTCTATATTATTCACATCAGCATCCACATAAATTGAAAAATCAAAGAAATCAGATACAAAATAGTTTGGCACACTTTGATTGAGCCTCAAACTAGTCTGAAGAACATTTAATCCTTCAACAATTAGGATGTCCGGGTTCTCGATCGTGATATATTCATCTGGCACAATATCATAAGTTAGATGCGAGTAGACAGGGCTTTGAACACTCGAAACCCCAGACTTCACTTTAGTTAAAAATGAAATTAAACTACGTGTGTCGTAGCTTTCAGGAAATCCTTTTTTCTTCATGATTCCACGCTTTTCTAGCTCCGCATTGGGAAGTATGAACCCGTCAGTTGTAACTAAATCTACTTTTGGATGAGATGGTAGCTGAGAGAGGAGTTTCTGAAGAAGTCTAGCGGTTGTACTCTTGCCAACAGCTACACTTCCGGCGATGCCTATGATAAAAGGACCTTTTTTAAGATCATTATTAAGAAAGTGATTTATAGTTTCTTTATATTTATGAGAGGCTTGAAGCTGTAGATTTATCAATTGGGACAGAGGAAGATAGACCTCATTTACATCCTCAATCGAAATTTTATCGTTAATACTTTGGATATCGCTAAGCTCTTCTTCTGATAATTGGATAGCGGTGAAATCGCTTAGTTTCTTCCAATCCTCACGTAAATACAGTGTATATGCTGAATTATTCACCATTAAAGTTTCCACATCCCTGGATTTAATAAAATATAAGAAAGTATAAGTTATGTGCCTATACTTTAAATCTTATATTTCTCGCTTAAACGCTTACCGTCCTTATAAGGACGCCGAAGGCGGTTACGCTTGGAGATTCATCTTTAGGTATTATAACCGTTCATTCAACTGGATTCCATTCATAGCAATCGACATTAGGATATGCAATCATATTAAACAATACATAGGGGTTATTGATAATGTTTTTAAAGAGGTTATTTCGAAAGAAATTATTGGCCTGTACGTGCACTAAAAACAACGGCTAGGTTTCCACATGAATATAATACATGGCTCTATATGAGGCATACGCTAGTCAATGGTAATCCAGCAGAGCCTTATAGTGAGGATACAGGATTTCAAGGGATGTTCGTGTGGGTACCAGACGTTGAAGATAAAGCTGGATTTTTTAATTTGGAAATGAACAGTGAGAAAGTGGTGCACTTCTATACTTTAATTCCGCTTTATAGGGAAGAGTTAATAGGTTAAACAAGATTGGGGTCACCGATGTTCTGAATCCTTCCCGTAAAAATAGCTGCAAGAAGATATTTGGACTCTTTTGAAAAATAAGAAAAACGGCCGAGGGCCGTTTTTTCTTATTCTTTGATCCCAAAAGCAATCCAGCGCCCATCAACATCTTCAATAACAAATTCCTTGTTATTATAGTCTGTGTTTGCTAATGTTCGGACAATATTAACACCAGCGGCTTCAAATTCTTTTTCCAACTGCTCTTGCTGTTTCGTTATAAAATAGGCGTCGTAACCATAGCCATACAATTCTCGATTAGGAATAACCCGTTGTCCTTGGGATTGCGTAAGGATGATCTCTGTATCATCACGATACAGGCAAATATGCGGTTCCCCCGTATCTAAATAGGGCACAGCCTGAAAACCTAAGTACTGACTGTAATAAGCAGCTGTATGCTCAATATCCAGGGTAGGGAAGATACTATGTGATTGTAAAAGCTTTTTGTCCACTTTTAAGTCCATCCTTTCTAAGGAAATAGATATCCATATATTACCTTGTGTCAAAGATTTCAACAATACGCGGAGTTATTATTCCGTAGGAGACATTCATGGTTGACACCATAGATATTGTATAATAATATACATGCATGAGCATGCATTTAATATTCTTTGCTAAAACATGGGTTCAATGTTCATAATAAATTTAGTTTTTTATAAAGAGGAGAGATATCATGAAGGACTTGTTCACCCCGTATGAAATAAAGGATTTGAAATTGAAGAACCGCGTGGTTATGCCTCCGATGTGTCAATATTCAGTGACGAACAAAGATGGGATTGCTACCGATTGGCATTATAATCATTACGTGAGTCGTGCCATTGGAGGCACGGGATTAATTATTATTGAAATGACCGATGTGGAACCAGATGGCCGAATTACTGATTTTGACCTTGGTATTTGGTCTGATGAGCAGATTCCTGCACTGGCTAGAATTGTTGATGCTTGTCATTCCTATGGTGCAAAAGTAGGTATTCAAATTGCGCATGCGGGGCGCAAAGCTGAAGATGCAGCAGTTCCTGTATCCTCATCTGCCGTTCCATTTGATGCTGACTCTAAAACACCGCGTGCCCTAACGACTGAAGAAGTGAAGGGTATGGTTGAGAAGTTCCGGTTGGGTGTAAAGCGTGCAATTCAAGCAGGATTTGATGTTATCGAGCTTCATGGTGCGCACGGCTATCTCATCCATCAGTTCCATTCACCTCTAACCAATCAAAGAACAGATGAATATGGCAAGGATTTGACCTTGTTTGGTACCGAGATCATTCGTGCAGCGAAAAGTGAAATGCCTGAAGGAATGCCATTGATTATGCGTATCTCAGCTCAAGAATATGTAGATGGCGGATACGGCATTAAAGAAAGTCTGGCATTTAGTAAAGCGTATAAAGAAGCCGGCGCAGATATTTTCCATATTAGTGCGGGTGGTGAAGGCCCTATCGCTGCGGCTGGTAAGCCAGGAACACATGCGGCGTATCAAGTACCTTTGGCAAGAGAGATTAAATACGGCTTGAATGTTCCGGTGATTGCCGTTGGTAGATTGGATGAACCAGCTCTTGCTAATGCAGTGATTGGAAATGAAGAAGCAGATCTTGTTGCCGTGGGTCGTGGGATGCTAAGAAATCCATATTGGACCTTAGAGGCTGGGGTTGAGCTTCAGAAGGATCCGGGTATTCCTCGGCAGTATGCCTTTGGATTTCCTAGAATTAAAGGATAAGGAATAACGAAAATTATTTATATCATTTGGAGAGGCCGGCTTGTTGGAGAGACGGTCTTTTCTCTTTTTTGGATTAAGCTTGGCACAATGGATGTGGAGTGTAGTACTATTATATAGAAGAAAAATTTCATGAATAGTCATACGCTCGGGAGATGAATAAGATAGATGGACAAAATGAGTAGCAATGACCTGATCACGAACTGGTTGACGTTAACACATATACAAATGAATGTGACGAATGAATTAGAAGTTAATTTGCAAGCGAATCATGGATTATCTTTAAAAGAATTTTATTTGCTGTTATTCCTATCAGAAGCCCCGGAGAAAAAGTTGAAATTGCAGAAGCTCGAAGCTATGGTGGGGTTAAGCCAGAGTGCGGTTTCCCGATTGGTTAGCAGGTTTGAAGCCAAGGGCTGTGGAGCTTTAGAGAGAAAAGCATGCGATGATGATCGCAGAAGTATTTATACCTCCTTGACCTCTATTGGTGAAGATAAGCTCACTCGTGCACAAGAAACCTTTAAAGACACGCTAATGACGGCATTCCCGGAAAAAGTTGTGGAACAGCTTCTAGAGCAAATGCTTCGTATGAAGCAACAATCTTGAATCAATACAAAAAACCTCTGTTTTGGTAAATGGATCACATTCTCCATTTCGCATACAGAGGTTTTTTGCGTGAAGTTTTTTAAAAAATTTATAGTTATTCTAGAAGAACAATCTTTC
This Paenibacillus sp. FSL R5-0345 DNA region includes the following protein-coding sequences:
- a CDS encoding MarR family winged helix-turn-helix transcriptional regulator, which encodes MDKMSSNDLITNWLTLTHIQMNVTNELEVNLQANHGLSLKEFYLLLFLSEAPEKKLKLQKLEAMVGLSQSAVSRLVSRFEAKGCGALERKACDDDRRSIYTSLTSIGEDKLTRAQETFKDTLMTAFPEKVVEQLLEQMLRMKQQS
- a CDS encoding glycosyltransferase family 8 protein, producing the protein MIEIALAFQDKDGQYAEHAGVVLASIFHHTSSQIHVHILHDASLTENNKRKFNKLIAKHNHTISYYSITLPEDMLQVLANINSIDVWTQACMYRLLLPSITPAEKIIYLDCDVLVTMDINELWQVELNDKYLGAIWDQGIMEVAPIVSAKGLNPETYFNSGVILFGLNNIRQNTNWYQEMLNFLRTFPDVTMPDQDVLNAVFGANYLPLDIRFNSFNMAIVDHDYNNKIVHFAGDEKCWNKDSSGLALYRKFLDLTPWRAFKAKLKRRKRKVSYVKRRFPRKSNRRIIYKRKIKIIRTRISPLSLFQLKLIRTVRRRKGTVINTRIQYQRRIKR
- a CDS encoding NADH:flavin oxidoreductase/NADH oxidase, which gives rise to MKDLFTPYEIKDLKLKNRVVMPPMCQYSVTNKDGIATDWHYNHYVSRAIGGTGLIIIEMTDVEPDGRITDFDLGIWSDEQIPALARIVDACHSYGAKVGIQIAHAGRKAEDAAVPVSSSAVPFDADSKTPRALTTEEVKGMVEKFRLGVKRAIQAGFDVIELHGAHGYLIHQFHSPLTNQRTDEYGKDLTLFGTEIIRAAKSEMPEGMPLIMRISAQEYVDGGYGIKESLAFSKAYKEAGADIFHISAGGEGPIAAAGKPGTHAAYQVPLAREIKYGLNVPVIAVGRLDEPALANAVIGNEEADLVAVGRGMLRNPYWTLEAGVELQKDPGIPRQYAFGFPRIKG
- a CDS encoding VOC family protein, with product MDKKLLQSHSIFPTLDIEHTAAYYSQYLGFQAVPYLDTGEPHICLYRDDTEIILTQSQGQRVIPNRELYGYGYDAYFITKQQEQLEKEFEAAGVNIVRTLANTDYNNKEFVIEDVDGRWIAFGIKE
- the coaA gene encoding type I pantothenate kinase — encoded protein: MVNNSAYTLYLREDWKKLSDFTAIQLSEEELSDIQSINDKISIEDVNEVYLPLSQLINLQLQASHKYKETINHFLNNDLKKGPFIIGIAGSVAVGKSTTARLLQKLLSQLPSHPKVDLVTTDGFILPNAELEKRGIMKKKGFPESYDTRSLISFLTKVKSGVSSVQSPVYSHLTYDIVPDEYITIENPDILIVEGLNVLQTSLRLNQSVPNYFVSDFFDFSIYVDADVNNIEKWYIDRFIKLRDTAFQDEQSYFKKYAQLSLEESIEISKRIWKEINFENLIHNILPTRNRADLILFKNNDHHIDRIKLRK